From Temnothorax longispinosus isolate EJ_2023e chromosome 3, Tlon_JGU_v1, whole genome shotgun sequence, one genomic window encodes:
- the LOC139809579 gene encoding uncharacterized protein, which translates to MNVHQFDYLCDLLRPYLTKRSIRTPLPIQLRVAMTLEILARGTSVRTFSWSYRIGRFTAHKVFNETCKVLWVALQPIYLQAPTRETMMQISEDFFNRWQFPNCVGAIDGKHISIQCPPKTGSQFYSSYKKRFSINLMAACDAKYRFTWVDIGDYGSQSDGGVWANCDFGQALDADEIDFPPPKEISGSNVTLPFTFVADEAFPLGIHMMRPYARSYRTFGDEERIFNYRLSRARRVIENAFGIMCSRSRILRKDLCSSVETTEDIVKAVVCLHNFLMISEDDLAPSERTYCPASMVDREGVYGDVIEGEWRRDIYRGPITDVGRLGSNNPTVRADAQRNILKDYFCSDIGQVDWQWEQALHRV; encoded by the exons ATGAATGTGCACCAGTTTGATTATCTTTGTGATTTGCTGAGACCATACTTAACTAAGCGAAGTATCAGAACTCCATTGCCTATACAGTTACGCGTGGCCATGACTCTTGA gaTACTAGCCCGAGGGACATCAGTTAGGACGTTTTCATGGAGTTATAGAATTGGGCGTTTCACTGCACATAAAGTGTTTAACGAAACCTGCAAGGTTTTGTGGGTAGCTCTTCAACCGATATATCTGCAGGCACCAACAAGAGAGACTATGATGCAAATATCTGAGGATTTCTTCAACCGATGGCAGTTTCCCAACTGTGTCGGAGCGATTGACGGCAAACATATATCGATACAGTGCCCTCCAAAAACTGGCTCTCAGTTTTACAGCTCTTACAAAAAGAGATTTTCGATAAATCTCATGGCTGCATGTGATGCTAAATACCGTTTTACATGGGTGGATATTGGCGATTACG GATCTCAAAGTGATGGAGGTGTGTGGGCAAATTGTGATTTTGGTCAAGCACTCGATGCAGATGAAATTGACTTTCCTCCTCCAAAAGAGATTTCCGGCAGTAATGTCACCCTCCCCTTCACTTTTGTTGCCGATGAAGCATTCCCACTTGGTATCCATATGATGCGCCCATATGCCAGATCTTACAGAACTTTCGGCGATGAAGAAAGGATATTCAATTACAGGCTTAGTCGTGCTAGACGCGTCATTGAAAATGCGTTTGGGATCATGTGTTCAAGGTCGCGTATCCTGAGAAAGGATCTGTGCAGCTCAGTAGAAACAACGGAAGACATTGTAAAAGCAGTTGTGTGCCTTCATAACTTTCTCATGATATCTGAAGACGACTTAGCACCATCAGAAAGAACCTACTGTCCTGCATCTATGGTAGATAGGGAAGGAGTATATGGAGATGTTATTGAAGGTGAGTGGAGGAGAGATATATACAGAGGACCGATCACTGATGTTGGACGACTTGGGTCCAACAATCCTACAGTGAGAGCTGACGCTCAACGAAACATTCTGAAAGATTACTTTTGCTCAGACATTGGCCAAGTGGATTGGCAGTGGGAACAAGCACTTCACCGAGTTTAG